From the genome of Acomys russatus chromosome 27, mAcoRus1.1, whole genome shotgun sequence, one region includes:
- the LOC127209833 gene encoding LOW QUALITY PROTEIN: NEDD4-binding protein 1-like (The sequence of the model RefSeq protein was modified relative to this genomic sequence to represent the inferred CDS: inserted 1 base in 1 codon) yields the protein MEAEAPALKGTEERAAPSLALPVTGEEVQANGCQQPAGPLLPTPRKAACEESSGSCSSAQPQLFPSVSGDAGLGRWSGCPDSSVTGVQRFQEALRVPYRLALTNDPGRADLKHIVIDGSNVAMSHGLKQFFSCRGLALAVEHFWRLGSRNITVFVPQWRTKRDPRVTEQHLLSQLQELGILCLTPSREVLGERMASHEDRFLLHLADKTGGIIVTNDHLREFVTESESWREIIAKRLLQYTFVGYIFLIPDDPLGRNGPRLEDFLRKKALLGDRPPLLNGRPGVGPSAPGLRSPRSQVESTSHRAPRRIQDASSRPWLPRQLDSPGLDSLAPMQQERPTTARXPSAETLELRGLLASIFSDSEHTLKTDRVLAAHAYRKDPSTLSALVLVPRLADSPLVMAAPRKIPSGWNRTDGSPDRTIGKRLFAGGLWDRDR from the exons ATGGAAGCTGAGGCGCCAGCTCTTAAGGGAACCGAGGAAAGGGCAGCGCCCTCACTGGCTCTCCCAGTAACCGGGGAGGAAGTGCAGGCCAATGGTTGTCAGCAGCCAGCAGGACCCCTGCTTCCGACTCCCAGGAAGGCCGCCTGTGAAGAAAGTTCAGGCTCTTGTAGCTCGGCCCAGCCTCAGCTGTTTCCCTCAGTGAGCGGTGATGCAGGCTTGGGCAGATGGTCTGGTTGTCCCGATTCCTCAGTCACCGGGGTGCAAAGATTTCAAGAGGCCCTTAGGGTCCCCTACAGGCTGGCATTGACCAATGACCCAGGGAGGGCGGATCTGAAGCATATTGTGATCGACGGGAGCAACGTCGCCATGAGCCATGGTCTGAAACAGTTCTTTAGTTGCCGTGGACTAGCCCTCGCAGTGGAACATTTCTGGAGGCTTGGCAGCAGAAACATCACTGTGTTTGTCCCGCAGTGGAGGACCAAACGGGACCCTCGCGTCACAGAACAGCACCTCTTAAGCCAGCTCCAGGAGCTTGGGATCTTATGTTTAACTCCTTCCCGGGAGGTCTTGGGAGAAAGAATGGCTTCTCACGAGGACAGGTTCCTACTCCACTTAGCGGACAAGACCGGGGGCATCATCGTGACAAATGATCACCTGAGAGAGTTTGTGACTGAGTCAGAATCCTGGAGAGAAATCATTGCCAAGAGACTGCTTCAGTACACGTTCGTCGGGTACATCTTTCTGATTCCCGATGACCCTCTGGGAAGAAACGGCCCTCGGCTAGAAGACTTTCTTCGAAAGAAGGCCCTTCTCGGAGACAGGCCGCCGCTTCTCAATGGCCGGCCAGGAGTGGGCCCCTCTGCGCCTGGCCTTCGGAGCCCCCGCAGCCAGGTAGAAAGCACCAGCCACCGGGCTCCACGCCGGATCCAGGATGCCTCTTCACGGCCTTGGCTTCCTAGGCAGCTGGACTCCCCAGGCCTGGATAGCCTGGCCCCGATGCAGCAGGAGCGTCCCACGACAGCCC AGCCTTCTGCAGAGACCCTTGAGCTCAGGGGCCTGCTGGCGAGCATCTTCTCCGACTCAGAGCACACCCTGAAGACTGACCGCGTTCTGGCTGCACATGCCTACAGGAAAGACCCCAGCACCCTCTCTGCCCTGGTGCTGGTCCCAAGGCTGGCTGACAGTCCACTCGTGATGGCGGCCCCGAGGAAGATACCAAGTGGCTGGAACAGGACAGACGGCTCACCAGACCGGACCATTGGAAAACGCTTATTTGCGGGGGGACTGTGGGACCGGGACCGATGA